A genomic stretch from Bos mutus isolate GX-2022 chromosome 4, NWIPB_WYAK_1.1, whole genome shotgun sequence includes:
- the LOC102266138 gene encoding platelet glycoprotein 4, whose product MGCNRNCGLVAGAVIGAVLAVFGGILMPVGDMLIEKTIKKEVVLEEGTIAFKNWVKTGTDVYRQFWIFDVQNPDEVTVNSSKIKVKQRGPYTYRVRYLAKENITQDPETHTVSFLQPNGAIFEPSLSVGTEDDTFTILNLAVAAAPQLYPNTFMQGILNSFIKKSKSSMFQNRTLKELLWGYTDPFLNLVPYPITTTIGVFYPYNNTADGIYKVFNGKDDISKVAIIDTYKGRKNLSYWSSYCDLINGTDAASFPPFVEKTRVLQFFSSDICRSIYAVFGAEINLKGIPVYRFILPSFAFASPFQNPDNHCFCTEKIVSKNCTLYGVLDIGKCKEGKPVYISLPHFLHGSPELAEPIESLSPNEEEHSTYLDVEPITGFTLRFAKRLQVNMLVKPAKKIEALKNLKHNYIVPILWLNETGTIGDEKAEMFRNQVTGKINLLGLVEIVLLSVGVVMFIAFMISYCACRSKRVN is encoded by the exons gaAGTTGTCCTTGAAGAAGGcacaattgcttttaaaaattgggttaaaACAGGCACAGATGTTTACAGACAGTTTTGGATATTTGATGTGCAGAATCCAGATGAAGTGACAGTTAACAGCAGCAAAATTAAAGTTAAGCAAAGAGGTCCTTACACATACAG AGTTCGTTATCTAGCCAAGGAAAATATAACCCAGGACCCTGAGACCCACACGGTCTCTTTCCTGCAGCCCAATGGCGCCATCTTTGAACCCTCGCTATCAGTTGGAACTGAGGATGACACATTCACCATTCTCAACCTGGCTGTAGCA gctgCACCACAGCTGTATCCAAATACATTTATGCAAGGAATACTCAATTCATTTATCAAAAAGTCCAAATCTTCTATGTTTCAAAACAGAACTTTGAAAGAACTATTGTGGGGCTATACGGATCCATTCTTGAATTTGGTTCCATATCCTATTACTACTACAATTGGTGTGTTTTATCCT TACAATAATACTGCGGATGGAATTTACAAAGTTTTCAATGGAAAGGACGACATAAGCAAAGTTGCTATAATTGACACATACAAAGGCAGAAA GAATCTCTCCTATTGGTCAAGTTATTGTGACCTGATTAATGGTACAG ATGCAGCCTCATTTCCACCTTTTGTTGAGAAGACAAGGGTATTGCAATTTTTCTCCTCTGATATTTGCAG GTCCATCTATGCTGTGTTTGGAGCTGAAATAAATCTGAAAGGAATCCCTGTGTATAGATTTATTCTTCCATCCTTTGCTTTTGCATCTCCATTTCAAAATCCAGACAACCACTGTTTCTGCACAGAAAAAATCGTCTCAAAAAATTGTACCTTATATGGTGTGCTAGACATTGGCAAATGCAAAGAAG GAAAACCTGTGTACATTTCACTTCCTCATTTTCTACATGGAAGTCCTGAACTTGCAGAACCTATTGAAAGCTTAAGTCCAAATGAAGAAGAACATAGCACGTACTTAGATGTTGAACCT ATAACTGGATTTACTTTACGGTTTGCAAAACGGCTGCAGGTCAACATGCTGGTCAAGCCAGCAAAAAAAATTGA AGCATTAAAGAATCTGAAGCACAACTATATTGTCCCTATTCTTTGGCTTAATGAG ACTGGTACCATTGGTGATGAGAAGGCGGAAATGTTCAGAAATCAAGTGACTGGGAAAATAAACCTCCTGGGCCTGGTAGAAATCGTCTTGCTCAGTGTTGGTGTGGTGATGTTTATTGCTTTCATGATTTCATATTGTGCATGCAGATCAAAGAGAGTAAATTAA